Below is a window of Lacibacter sp. H407 DNA.
GATTATTTAAAGACATTTTTACAGAAGAAGAATTACAAAGTACCGATCAGCTATCGCTTGCCCCGTGGGGTTATAAAGTAATGGTGAAATAAAAAAAATCCCCGGAATTTTTCCGGGGATTTTTTTATGTATTCGCTGTTGAGCATTTATGGCTCATTTCTTAAATCGTTGATTGCATACTGGTAAACTCCTTCATATCCGGGATAGATACCTTCAATGATGATACTGTTGCCTGCGCTTTCAATTGCAGCTTTGAGATCATCAACTGATTTCACTGTTTTACCACCTGCACGGATAATGATAAATCCTTTCTTAATGGTTGTTTGCTCCGCAATTAAACCGTCGCTTAATGTTTTTACAACCACACCACCTTCAACGCCGTATTCTTTTGCTTTCTTGGAATCCAGTGTTTCTAATTCTACACCTAATTTATCAGCAGCAGATGTTTTAACGATCTCCGTATTACCACTGCTGTTTTTCAATGTAAGAACCGCTACACCTTCTTTACCATTGCGCAAGTATGTAACATTTATTTTTTGACCGGGACGATAACTTGCCACCGTACCTGTTAACTCATACCAGGTTGATACCGTTTTACCATCCAGCTTAACGATCTTATCACCTTTTTTCAAGCCTGCATCTTCTGCTGCACTTTTGCTCATTACTTCACCTACAACAACACCATCGCCTTCTTTAATTTGTGAATCAGTATTCTCATCTGCATTTGCTTCAGGACGAATACCCAGGAATGCACGTTGAACCGTTCCGAATTTGATCAAATCATCCACTACTTTTTTCACAATGTTTACAGGAATTGCATATGAATAACCAGCGTAGGTGCCAGTAGGAGATGCAATGGCTGCATTGATACCGATCAATTGCCCGTTGGTATTTACCAACGCACCACCACTGTTACCTTGATTTACGGCAGCATCTGTTTGAATAAAACTTTCAACCACATTTGCATTACGTCCAGCCTTCCGTTGGTTAATACCGAGGAAACGATACTTGGCACTGATGATACCGGCAGTAACAGTAGTTTCCAATGTGAGCGGATAACCAACTGCCAATACCCACTGACCAACATTCAGTTCATCTGAATTACCATATAAAAGATAAGGGAAACCATTGCCTTCAATTTTCACAACGGCCAGATCTGTATTTGCATCAGTTGCAAGCACTTTTGCTTTGTATTGCTTTTTGTTGTGCAGAGTAACAGTCACTTCATCTGCACCATCAATTACGTGATTATTGGTAACAATATACCCGTCAGCAGAAATAAACACACCACTTCCACTTGCCATTTGCGGACGGTTACTATTTGGTCCCCCAAAGAAATCATCAAAGAAATCATCACCAAACATTTCGCCAAATGGGCTCTTACGTTTTGTATTGTTTGTTTGTGTAGGGTTTGTTTTTGTTTTGATGTGTACTACGGCCGGGATGGAAGTAGTAGCAGCTCCTTCAAAACTAACAGGGCCGGGAGTT
It encodes the following:
- a CDS encoding trypsin-like peptidase domain-containing protein codes for the protein MKAKHILVTVLVSAVTALSSVFLYAKLSNKGNSVSQSQGQLPVNYAGLFDSGGGTPGPVSFEGAATTSIPAVVHIKTKTNPTQTNNTKRKSPFGEMFGDDFFDDFFGGPNSNRPQMASGSGVFISADGYIVTNNHVIDGADEVTVTLHNKKQYKAKVLATDANTDLAVVKIEGNGFPYLLYGNSDELNVGQWVLAVGYPLTLETTVTAGIISAKYRFLGINQRKAGRNANVVESFIQTDAAVNQGNSGGALVNTNGQLIGINAAIASPTGTYAGYSYAIPVNIVKKVVDDLIKFGTVQRAFLGIRPEANADENTDSQIKEGDGVVVGEVMSKSAAEDAGLKKGDKIVKLDGKTVSTWYELTGTVASYRPGQKINVTYLRNGKEGVAVLTLKNSSGNTEIVKTSAADKLGVELETLDSKKAKEYGVEGGVVVKTLSDGLIAEQTTIKKGFIIIRAGGKTVKSVDDLKAAIESAGNSIIIEGIYPGYEGVYQYAINDLRNEP